One Pseudomonas brassicacearum genomic region harbors:
- a CDS encoding TetR/AcrR family transcriptional regulator, whose product MSTIRERNKALILRAASEEFADKGFAATKTSDIATKAGLPKPNVYYYFKSKENLYREVLESIIEPILQASTPFNADGVPGEVLSHYIRSKIRISRDLPFASKVFASEIMHGAPHLSPDLVEQLNAQARHNIDCIQTWIDRGQIAPIDPNHLMFSIWAATQTYADFDWQISAVTGKAKLDEADYEAAAQTIIRLVLKGCEPDR is encoded by the coding sequence ATGAGCACTATCCGCGAGCGCAACAAAGCATTGATCCTGCGTGCCGCCAGCGAAGAATTTGCCGACAAGGGCTTCGCCGCGACCAAAACCAGCGACATCGCGACCAAGGCGGGCTTGCCCAAACCCAACGTCTATTACTACTTCAAATCCAAGGAAAACCTCTATCGCGAGGTCCTGGAAAGCATCATCGAACCGATTCTCCAGGCCTCGACGCCCTTCAATGCCGACGGGGTGCCGGGTGAAGTATTGAGCCACTACATCCGTTCCAAAATCCGCATCTCCCGCGACCTGCCCTTCGCCTCGAAAGTCTTCGCCAGCGAAATCATGCACGGTGCCCCCCACCTGAGTCCCGACCTGGTGGAACAACTCAACGCCCAGGCCCGGCACAACATCGACTGCATCCAGACCTGGATCGACCGCGGCCAAATCGCCCCCATCGACCCCAACCACCTGATGTTCAGCATCTGGGCCGCCACACAAACCTACGCCGACTTCGACTGGCAAATCTCCGCCGTGACCGGCAAGGCGAAGCTGGATGAAGCCGACTATGAAGCGGCGGCACAGACGATTATTCGGTTGGTGTTGAAGGGGTGTGAGCCAGATCGCTAG
- a CDS encoding 2-hydroxy-3-oxopropionate reductase translates to MAKIGFIGTGIMGHPMALNLQKAGHSLFLSLHHDAAPADLLAGGAVALANPKEVAQEAEFIIVMVPDTPQVDDVLFRADGVATGVGAGKVVIDMSSISPTATKAFAAKINETGAQYLDAPVSGGEVGAKAATLSIMVGGDSTAFERALPLFQAMGKNITLVGGNGDGQTAKVANQIIVALNIQAVAEALLFAAKNGADPAKVREALMGGFASSKILEVHGERMIKGTFDPGFRISLHQKDLNLALQGARELNINLPNTANAQQVFSTCAAIGGSNWDHSALIKGLEHMANFSIRDH, encoded by the coding sequence ATGGCTAAAATCGGATTCATCGGCACCGGCATCATGGGTCACCCCATGGCGCTGAACCTGCAAAAGGCCGGGCACAGCCTGTTCCTGTCCCTGCACCACGACGCTGCCCCGGCCGACCTGTTGGCCGGTGGCGCGGTGGCGTTGGCCAATCCGAAGGAAGTGGCCCAGGAAGCCGAGTTCATCATCGTCATGGTCCCGGACACCCCGCAGGTCGATGACGTGCTGTTCCGCGCCGATGGCGTGGCAACCGGCGTCGGCGCGGGCAAGGTGGTGATCGACATGAGTTCGATCTCCCCCACCGCCACCAAGGCGTTCGCGGCGAAGATCAATGAAACAGGCGCGCAGTACCTGGACGCGCCGGTCTCCGGCGGTGAAGTCGGCGCCAAGGCCGCGACCCTGAGCATTATGGTCGGTGGCGACAGCACCGCCTTCGAGCGCGCCCTGCCGCTGTTCCAGGCCATGGGCAAGAACATCACCCTGGTGGGCGGCAACGGCGACGGCCAGACCGCCAAGGTCGCCAACCAGATCATCGTCGCCCTGAACATCCAGGCGGTGGCCGAAGCCCTGTTGTTCGCCGCGAAAAACGGCGCCGATCCGGCCAAGGTCCGCGAAGCGCTGATGGGCGGTTTCGCCTCGTCGAAAATCCTCGAAGTGCATGGCGAGCGCATGATCAAGGGCACCTTCGACCCGGGCTTTCGCATCAGCCTGCATCAGAAGGACCTGAACCTGGCCCTGCAAGGCGCCAGGGAACTGAACATCAACCTGCCCAACACCGCCAACGCCCAGCAAGTGTTCAGCACCTGCGCGGCCATTGGCGGTAGCAACTGGGACCATTCGGCGCTGATCAAGGGTCTGGAACACATGGCCAATTTTTCGATTCGCGATCACTGA
- a CDS encoding serine/threonine protein kinase — protein MLRSLRFAALIGGLILSASALAADIDAASYGYPLTNPFEATIATTPPDLRPELPLIEDINQSDHSLTLRPEREFILPDNFWPVKSLTYRMAIQDKPAPLIFLIAGTGARFDSSINEYLKRLYYKAGYHVVQLSSPTSFDFMSAASRFATPGISKEDAEDMYRVMQAVRAQNPKLPVTEYYLTGYSLGALDAAFVAHLDETRRSFNFKKVLLLNPPVNLYTSITNLDKLVQTEVKGINNTTTFYELVLNKLTRYFQQKGYIDLNDALLYDFQQSKQHLSNEQMAMLIGTSFRFSAADIAFTSDLINRRGLIIPPKFPITESTSLTPFLKRALQCDFDCYLTEQVIPMWRARTDGGSLLQLVDQVSLYALKDYLHDSPKISVMHNADDVILGPGDLGFLRKTFGDRLTVYPLGGHCGNINYRVNSDAMLEFFRG, from the coding sequence ATGCTCCGTTCCTTGCGCTTCGCTGCCCTCATCGGCGGCCTTATCCTGAGTGCGTCCGCGCTGGCGGCAGATATTGACGCCGCCAGCTATGGCTATCCCTTGACCAACCCGTTCGAGGCGACCATTGCCACCACGCCGCCGGACCTGCGCCCGGAGCTGCCGTTGATCGAGGACATCAACCAGTCGGATCACAGCCTGACCCTGCGCCCGGAACGCGAGTTCATCCTGCCGGACAACTTCTGGCCGGTGAAGAGCCTCACTTACCGCATGGCGATCCAGGATAAACCCGCGCCGCTGATTTTCCTGATCGCCGGCACCGGTGCGCGCTTTGACAGTAGCATCAATGAATACCTCAAGCGGCTCTATTACAAGGCTGGCTACCACGTGGTACAGCTGTCGTCGCCCACCAGCTTCGACTTCATGAGTGCTGCGTCGCGCTTTGCCACCCCTGGCATCAGCAAGGAAGACGCCGAAGACATGTACCGGGTGATGCAAGCCGTGCGCGCGCAGAACCCCAAGCTGCCGGTGACCGAGTATTACCTCACCGGCTACAGCCTCGGCGCCCTGGACGCAGCCTTCGTCGCGCACCTGGACGAAACCCGGCGCAGCTTCAATTTCAAGAAAGTACTGCTACTGAATCCGCCGGTGAACCTCTACACCTCGATCACCAACCTGGACAAACTGGTCCAGACCGAGGTCAAGGGCATCAACAACACCACTACGTTCTACGAATTGGTGCTGAACAAGCTGACCCGTTACTTCCAGCAAAAGGGCTACATCGACCTCAACGATGCCCTGCTCTATGACTTCCAGCAGTCCAAGCAACACCTGAGCAACGAGCAGATGGCCATGCTGATCGGCACCTCGTTCCGTTTCTCGGCGGCCGACATTGCGTTCACTTCGGACCTGATCAACCGTCGCGGCCTGATCATCCCGCCCAAATTCCCGATCACCGAAAGCACCAGCCTGACGCCGTTTCTCAAGCGTGCGCTGCAATGCGATTTCGACTGCTACCTCACCGAGCAGGTGATCCCTATGTGGCGTGCGCGCACCGACGGCGGCAGTCTGTTGCAACTGGTCGACCAGGTCAGCCTGTATGCGCTGAAGGATTACCTGCACGACAGCCCGAAAATCTCCGTCATGCACAACGCCGACGACGTCATCCTCGGCCCGGGCGACCTGGGCTTCCTGCGCAAGACCTTCGGCGACCGCTTGACGGTTTATCCATTGGGCGGTCACTGCGGCAACATCAATTACCGCGTCAACAGCGACGCCATGCTGGAGTTCTTCCGTGGCTAA
- a CDS encoding DUF808 domain-containing protein translates to MAGSSLLVLIDDIATVLDDVALMTKMAAKKTAGVLGDDLALNAQQVSGVRAERELPVVWAVAKGSFINKLILVPSALAISAFVPWLVTPLLMVGGAYLCFEGFEKLAHKFLHSPAEDQAEHAQLVEAVADPAVDLVAFEKDKIKGAVRTDFILSAEIIAITLGTVADAPLTQQVIVLSGIAIVMTVGVYGLVAGIVKLDDLGLWLTQKPGQVAKSIGGAILRAAPYMMKSLSVIGTAAMFLVGGGILTHGVPVVHHWIEGVAASAGGAGFIVPMLLNAVAGIVAGAAVLAGVMVVGKVWKALKG, encoded by the coding sequence ATGGCAGGAAGCAGTTTGCTGGTACTGATCGACGACATCGCCACCGTTCTCGACGATGTAGCGTTGATGACCAAGATGGCCGCCAAGAAAACCGCCGGCGTGCTCGGCGATGACCTGGCGCTCAACGCGCAGCAAGTCTCGGGTGTGCGTGCCGAGCGGGAGCTGCCGGTGGTCTGGGCGGTGGCCAAGGGGTCGTTTATCAACAAGTTGATCCTGGTGCCGTCAGCGCTGGCCATCAGCGCCTTCGTGCCCTGGCTGGTGACGCCTCTGTTGATGGTGGGGGGCGCCTACCTGTGTTTCGAAGGCTTCGAAAAACTCGCCCACAAGTTCCTCCACAGCCCGGCTGAAGACCAAGCCGAACATGCGCAACTGGTCGAGGCTGTCGCCGATCCGGCGGTTGATCTGGTGGCCTTTGAAAAGGACAAGATCAAAGGTGCGGTACGTACCGACTTCATTCTGTCGGCCGAAATCATTGCCATCACCCTCGGCACCGTCGCCGATGCACCGCTGACCCAACAAGTGATCGTGCTCTCGGGCATCGCGATTGTCATGACCGTTGGCGTCTATGGGCTGGTGGCCGGGATCGTCAAGCTCGATGACCTGGGACTCTGGCTGACACAAAAGCCAGGACAAGTCGCCAAAAGCATCGGCGGTGCGATCCTGCGTGCCGCACCCTACATGATGAAAAGCCTGTCGGTGATCGGCACGGCGGCGATGTTCCTGGTGGGTGGCGGCATCCTTACCCATGGTGTGCCGGTGGTGCATCACTGGATCGAAGGCGTGGCAGCCAGTGCCGGCGGTGCCGGGTTTATCGTGCCGATGTTGCTCAATGCGGTGGCGGGGATCGTTGCGGGGGCGGCGGTGTTGGCAGGGGTGATGGTTGTCGGCAAGGTCTGGAAGGCGCTGAAAGGCTAA
- a CDS encoding DUF485 domain-containing protein, translating to MNDSIYLSIQNSPRFKELVRKREKFAWILSAIMLGLYSGFILLIAYGPHILGAKITPESTITWGIPIGVGLILSAFVLTAIYVRRANGEFDDLNNAILKEAQQ from the coding sequence ATGAACGACAGCATTTACCTCTCGATTCAAAACAGCCCGCGCTTCAAGGAGCTGGTGAGAAAAAGGGAAAAGTTCGCCTGGATTCTCTCGGCGATCATGCTTGGGTTGTATTCCGGCTTCATTCTTCTGATCGCCTACGGGCCACATATTCTCGGGGCCAAGATCACGCCTGAGTCCACTATCACTTGGGGCATTCCCATCGGTGTTGGCCTGATTCTCTCGGCCTTCGTCCTGACTGCTATCTACGTACGGCGCGCCAACGGCGAGTTCGACGACCTGAACAATGCGATTCTCAAGGAGGCTCAGCAATGA
- a CDS encoding ion transporter, giving the protein MDSSNNWRERLYVLIFQSDTAAGRRFDSILLLIILASLVIVMLDSIDSVHKNYATLLAAIEWGFTGIFIVEYGLRLYCSPKPLRYAFSFYGLVDLLAIVPGILALYYSDAQYLLIIRIIRMLRIFRVLKLSPYLKQANYLMAALRGSKQKIIVFLVSVSTLVTVFGTLMYVIEGPGNGFTSIPKGIYWAIVTLTTVGFGDIVPKTPLGQVVSSLVMITGYSIIAVPTGIFTAELATAMRGDQLKHNCPVCSKNNHEHGAAFCSRCGNALFKKLE; this is encoded by the coding sequence ATGGACAGCAGCAACAACTGGCGTGAACGTCTCTACGTCTTGATTTTCCAGAGCGACACCGCGGCCGGCCGGCGCTTTGACAGCATCCTGTTGTTGATCATCCTCGCCAGCCTGGTGATCGTGATGCTCGACAGCATCGACAGCGTGCACAAAAACTACGCCACCCTGTTAGCTGCCATCGAATGGGGTTTCACCGGCATCTTCATTGTCGAATATGGCCTGCGCCTGTACTGCTCACCCAAGCCGTTGCGCTATGCCTTCAGCTTCTACGGCCTGGTGGACCTGCTGGCGATCGTGCCGGGCATCCTGGCGCTGTATTACAGCGACGCCCAGTACCTGCTGATCATTCGAATCATCCGTATGCTGCGGATTTTCCGAGTGCTCAAGCTCAGCCCTTATCTCAAGCAGGCCAACTACCTGATGGCGGCGCTGCGGGGGAGCAAGCAGAAGATCATCGTGTTTCTGGTCAGCGTATCGACCCTGGTGACTGTGTTCGGCACGTTGATGTATGTCATCGAAGGCCCGGGCAATGGTTTCACCAGCATTCCCAAGGGTATCTATTGGGCTATCGTGACACTGACCACCGTGGGCTTTGGCGATATCGTGCCCAAGACGCCACTGGGCCAGGTGGTTTCGTCGCTGGTGATGATCACGGGTTACTCGATCATCGCCGTGCCCACGGGTATTTTCACCGCTGAACTGGCCACCGCGATGCGCGGTGATCAACTCAAGCACAATTGCCCGGTGTGCAGTAAAAACAACCACGAACACGGGGCGGCTTTTTGCTCCCGTTGCGGCAATGCGTTGTTTAAGAAATTGGAATAA
- the gcl gene encoding glyoxylate carboligase, translated as MSKMRAIEAAVLVMRREGVDTAFGIPGAAINPLYSALQKVGGIDHVLARHVEGASHMAEGYTRTKAGNIGVCIGTSGPAGTDMVTGLYSASADSIPILCITGQAPRARLHKEDFQAVDITSIVKPVTKWATTVLEPGQVPYAFQKAFFEMRSGRPGPVLIDLPFDVQMAEIEFDIDAYQPLPLAKPAANRVQIEKALALLNQAERPLLVAGGGIINADASELLVAFAELTGIPVIPTLMGWGTIPDDHPLMVGMVGLQTSHRYGNATLLKSDVVLGIGNRWANRHTGSVEVYTEGRTFIHVDIEPTQIGRVFTPDLGIVSDAASALTVFIEVAREWQAAGKLKNRSAWLQDCQQRKASLQRKTHFDNVPVKPQRVYEEMNQVFSKDTCYVSTIGLSQIAGAQFLHVYKPRHWINCGQAGPLGWTIPAALGVVKADPSRKVVALSGDYDFQFMIEELAVGAQFKLPYIHVVVNNSYLGLIRQAQRGFDMDYCVQLSFDNLNAPELNGYGVDHIAVAEGLGCKALRVFEPSGIQPALRQAQAMIEEFKVPVIVEIILERVTNISMGTEINAVNEFEDLALVGNDAPTAISLLD; from the coding sequence ATGAGCAAAATGAGAGCAATCGAAGCCGCCGTCCTGGTGATGCGCCGTGAAGGCGTGGACACCGCCTTCGGCATCCCGGGTGCTGCGATCAACCCGCTGTACTCGGCCTTGCAGAAGGTGGGTGGCATCGATCATGTCCTCGCTCGCCACGTTGAAGGTGCCTCGCACATGGCCGAGGGTTACACCCGCACCAAGGCTGGCAACATCGGCGTGTGTATTGGCACCTCGGGTCCGGCCGGCACCGACATGGTCACCGGGCTCTACAGTGCCTCGGCCGACTCGATCCCGATCCTGTGCATCACCGGCCAAGCGCCCCGCGCCCGTCTGCACAAGGAAGATTTCCAGGCGGTGGATATCACCAGCATCGTCAAACCGGTGACCAAATGGGCGACTACCGTCCTGGAGCCGGGACAGGTGCCCTATGCGTTCCAGAAGGCGTTCTTTGAGATGCGCTCCGGCCGTCCAGGCCCGGTGCTGATCGACCTGCCCTTTGATGTGCAGATGGCCGAGATCGAATTCGACATCGACGCCTACCAGCCATTGCCGCTGGCCAAACCCGCCGCCAACCGCGTGCAGATCGAGAAAGCCCTGGCGCTGCTCAATCAGGCTGAACGCCCCTTGCTGGTGGCCGGCGGCGGGATCATCAACGCCGATGCGAGTGAACTGCTGGTGGCGTTCGCCGAGCTGACCGGTATCCCGGTGATTCCCACATTAATGGGCTGGGGCACAATCCCGGACGATCATCCGCTGATGGTCGGCATGGTCGGCCTGCAAACCTCCCATCGCTATGGCAACGCCACACTGCTCAAGTCGGACGTGGTGCTGGGTATCGGCAACCGATGGGCCAACCGGCACACCGGTTCGGTGGAGGTCTACACCGAAGGCCGCACGTTCATTCATGTAGACATCGAACCGACCCAGATCGGCCGCGTGTTCACCCCCGACCTGGGCATCGTTTCCGACGCCGCCTCGGCCTTGACGGTGTTTATCGAAGTGGCCCGTGAGTGGCAAGCCGCCGGCAAGCTGAAGAACCGCAGCGCCTGGTTGCAAGACTGCCAGCAGCGCAAGGCCAGCCTGCAGCGCAAGACCCACTTCGACAACGTGCCGGTCAAGCCGCAACGCGTGTACGAAGAAATGAACCAGGTGTTCAGCAAGGACACCTGCTACGTCAGCACCATCGGCCTGTCGCAGATTGCCGGGGCGCAGTTCCTGCACGTCTACAAACCGCGCCACTGGATCAACTGCGGCCAGGCCGGCCCCTTGGGCTGGACCATTCCGGCCGCGCTGGGGGTGGTCAAGGCCGATCCGAGCCGCAAGGTCGTGGCGTTGTCGGGGGACTATGATTTCCAATTCATGATCGAAGAACTGGCGGTGGGTGCGCAGTTCAAGCTGCCGTACATCCATGTGGTGGTGAACAACTCTTACCTGGGGCTGATCCGCCAGGCCCAGCGCGGGTTCGACATGGATTACTGCGTGCAGTTGTCCTTCGACAACCTCAACGCGCCGGAGCTCAACGGTTACGGCGTGGACCACATCGCCGTGGCCGAGGGGCTGGGCTGCAAGGCACTGCGGGTGTTCGAACCGTCCGGTATCCAGCCGGCGCTGCGCCAGGCCCAGGCGATGATCGAGGAGTTCAAGGTGCCGGTGATCGTCGAGATCATCCTGGAGCGGGTAACCAACATCTCCATGGGCACCGAGATCAACGCCGTCAACGAATTCGAGGACCTGGCGCTGGTGGGCAACGATGCGCCGACCGCGATTTCGTTGCTCGATTGA
- a CDS encoding glycine betaine ABC transporter substrate-binding protein, whose product MKMRQLLGAGAALVLAISSTLASAETKTLSIGYVDGWSDSVATTHVAAEVIKQKLGYDVKLQAVATGIMWQGVATGKLDAMLSAWLPVTHGDYWTKNKDQVVDYGPNFKDAKIGLIVPEYVKAKSLEDLKTDDSFKKRIVGIDAGSGVMLKTEQAIKDYDLTGYQLKASSGAGMIAELTRAEKKNESIAVTGWVPHWMFAKWKLRFLEDPKGVYGAAETVNSIGSKELGTKAPEVAEFLKKFQWASKDEIGEVMLAIQEGAKPDAAAKDWVAKHPDRVKEWTGK is encoded by the coding sequence ATGAAGATGCGACAACTCTTGGGCGCAGGTGCCGCACTGGTACTGGCCATCAGCTCTACACTGGCCAGCGCCGAAACCAAAACCCTGAGCATCGGTTACGTTGATGGTTGGTCCGACAGTGTCGCGACCACTCATGTGGCGGCCGAAGTGATCAAGCAGAAACTGGGCTACGACGTGAAGCTGCAAGCGGTCGCGACCGGGATCATGTGGCAGGGCGTGGCCACCGGTAAGCTCGACGCGATGCTCTCGGCCTGGCTGCCGGTGACCCACGGCGACTACTGGACCAAGAACAAGGATCAGGTGGTCGATTACGGTCCCAACTTCAAAGATGCAAAAATCGGCCTGATCGTTCCGGAGTACGTCAAGGCCAAGTCGCTCGAGGATCTGAAGACCGACGACTCCTTCAAAAAACGCATCGTCGGCATCGACGCCGGTTCGGGCGTGATGCTCAAGACCGAACAGGCCATCAAGGATTACGACCTGACCGGCTATCAACTCAAGGCCAGTTCCGGCGCCGGCATGATTGCCGAGCTGACCCGTGCCGAGAAGAAAAACGAATCCATCGCGGTCACCGGCTGGGTGCCGCACTGGATGTTCGCCAAGTGGAAACTGCGCTTCCTGGAAGACCCGAAAGGCGTCTACGGTGCGGCTGAAACCGTGAACAGCATCGGCAGCAAGGAACTGGGCACCAAGGCTCCAGAAGTGGCCGAGTTCCTGAAGAAGTTCCAATGGGCTTCGAAAGACGAAATCGGCGAAGTCATGCTGGCGATCCAAGAAGGTGCCAAGCCAGACGCCGCTGCCAAGGACTGGGTTGCCAAGCACCCGGACCGCGTAAAAGAGTGGACCGGCAAGTAA
- the hyi gene encoding hydroxypyruvate isomerase, with protein sequence MPRFAANLSMLFTELDFLARFEAAAKAGFGGVEYLFPYDYNSAELKTLLDANGLTQVLFNLPAGDWANGERGIACLPDRVEEFRAGVDLAIAYAQVLGNTQVNCLSGIRPQNCSETLVEKTFVANLKYAAERLQGQGIKLVMEAINTRDIPGFYLNNTAQALSIREQVGSANLFLQYDIYHMQIMEGDLARTLSAHLGEINHVQLADNPGRNEPGTGEINYRFLFEHLDRIGYPGWVGCEYKPLTSTEAGLGWLKTHNAI encoded by the coding sequence ATGCCGCGTTTCGCCGCCAACCTGTCCATGCTGTTCACCGAGCTGGATTTCCTCGCCCGTTTCGAAGCGGCCGCCAAGGCCGGTTTCGGGGGGGTCGAATACCTGTTCCCCTACGACTACAACTCTGCCGAGCTCAAGACCTTGCTCGACGCCAACGGCCTGACCCAGGTGCTGTTCAATCTGCCGGCCGGCGACTGGGCCAACGGCGAGCGTGGCATCGCCTGCCTGCCGGACCGGGTCGAGGAGTTCCGCGCCGGTGTCGATCTGGCCATCGCCTACGCCCAAGTGCTGGGCAACACCCAGGTCAACTGCCTGTCCGGGATTCGTCCGCAGAACTGCAGTGAAACCCTGGTGGAGAAAACCTTCGTCGCCAACCTGAAATACGCCGCGGAGCGGCTGCAAGGCCAAGGCATCAAGCTGGTGATGGAAGCCATCAACACCCGCGACATTCCCGGCTTCTATCTGAACAACACCGCCCAGGCCCTGTCGATTCGCGAGCAGGTAGGCAGCGCCAACCTGTTCCTGCAATACGACATCTACCACATGCAGATCATGGAAGGTGACCTGGCCCGCACCCTGTCAGCGCATCTGGGCGAGATCAACCATGTGCAACTGGCTGACAACCCGGGGCGCAACGAGCCGGGCACGGGGGAGATCAACTATCGCTTCCTGTTCGAACACCTGGACCGCATCGGCTACCCGGGTTGGGTCGGCTGCGAATACAAGCCGCTGACCAGCACCGAAGCCGGCCTGGGCTGGCTGAAAACCCATAACGCGATCTGA
- a CDS encoding GlcG/HbpS family heme-binding protein, which translates to MSALTLNIAVNLAGHALATGRELNAAPLAVAVLDSGGHLIALQREDGASLLRPHIAIGKAWGAIALGKGSRLLAQDAQQRPAFYAALNGLGQGSVVPVPGGVLIRDQDGKVLGAIGISGDTSNIDEQVAIKAVEAVQLRADAGVSA; encoded by the coding sequence ATGAGCGCTCTAACCTTGAATATCGCCGTCAACCTGGCGGGACACGCCCTTGCCACGGGCCGTGAACTCAACGCGGCACCGCTGGCCGTCGCGGTCCTCGACAGCGGCGGACACCTGATTGCACTGCAGCGCGAGGACGGCGCCAGCCTGCTGCGTCCGCACATCGCCATTGGCAAAGCCTGGGGCGCCATCGCTCTGGGCAAAGGCTCCCGCTTGCTCGCCCAGGATGCCCAGCAGCGCCCGGCCTTCTATGCGGCGTTGAATGGCTTGGGCCAAGGCAGCGTCGTACCGGTGCCGGGTGGGGTATTGATCAGGGATCAGGATGGAAAAGTGTTGGGGGCGATTGGCATCAGTGGTGACACCTCGAACATTGATGAGCAGGTCGCGATCAAGGCTGTCGAGGCGGTGCAGTTGCGGGCGGATGCGGGAGTGAGTGCTTGA
- a CDS encoding REP-associated tyrosine transposase: MPAYSASHRLRIGRYAEQNRIYLLTANTLKREPVFKDYGLGRIVIRQFRQIQEQGFADSLAFVVMPDHFHWLIQLHQGSLGQLMCQMKSISAKAVNEADNRVGSLWQQGYHDRALRREDNLVKLARYVVANPLRAGLVKRLGEYPLWDAIWV; this comes from the coding sequence ATGCCAGCATACTCAGCTTCGCACCGTCTGCGTATTGGTCGCTATGCGGAGCAAAACCGCATCTACCTACTGACAGCCAACACGTTGAAGCGCGAGCCTGTCTTCAAAGACTATGGCTTGGGTAGGATCGTTATCCGTCAGTTCAGGCAGATACAAGAGCAAGGCTTTGCAGACTCCCTGGCTTTTGTTGTCATGCCTGACCATTTTCATTGGTTGATTCAACTGCATCAGGGGTCCTTGGGGCAGTTGATGTGTCAGATGAAATCGATAAGTGCCAAGGCAGTCAATGAGGCGGATAACAGGGTTGGTAGCCTCTGGCAGCAGGGCTACCATGACCGAGCTTTGCGCAGAGAAGACAATTTGGTCAAGCTCGCTCGTTATGTTGTCGCCAACCCACTGCGGGCAGGTTTAGTGAAACGACTTGGCGAGTATCCACTGTGGGATGCTATCTGGGTTTGA
- a CDS encoding VacJ family lipoprotein gives MAKYLLLIAALMSAGMVHADNSKANAPVVVDSDGFKEPLSKLKFNPGLDQREFERSTLNALNVYDPLESWNRRVYHFNYRFDQWVFLPVVDGYQYITPSFVRTGVSNFFNNLGDVPNLMNSLLQFKGKRSMETTARLLLNTTVGIAGLWDPATAMGLPRQSEDFGQTLGFYGVPGGAYFVLPIFGPSNLRDTSGLLVDYTAESAINFLNVAEVSANHPELLLLRGVDKRYQTSFRYGQLNTPFEYEKVRYVYTESRKLQIAE, from the coding sequence GTGGCTAAATATCTCCTGCTTATCGCTGCGTTAATGAGTGCCGGCATGGTCCATGCCGATAACAGCAAGGCCAATGCGCCTGTGGTGGTGGATTCCGATGGCTTCAAGGAGCCGTTGAGCAAGCTCAAGTTCAACCCGGGGCTGGACCAGCGCGAGTTCGAGCGCTCGACCCTCAATGCCCTGAACGTCTATGACCCGCTGGAGTCCTGGAACCGCCGCGTCTACCACTTCAACTACCGCTTCGACCAATGGGTATTCCTGCCCGTCGTCGATGGCTACCAATACATCACCCCAAGCTTCGTGCGCACCGGAGTGAGCAACTTCTTCAATAACCTTGGGGATGTGCCGAACCTGATGAACAGCCTGCTGCAATTCAAGGGCAAGCGTTCGATGGAAACCACGGCGCGGCTGTTGCTCAACACCACCGTCGGCATCGCCGGATTGTGGGACCCGGCCACCGCCATGGGCCTGCCGCGCCAGAGCGAAGACTTCGGCCAGACCCTGGGCTTCTACGGCGTGCCCGGCGGCGCGTACTTCGTACTGCCGATCTTCGGCCCCTCGAACCTGCGCGATACTTCAGGCTTGCTGGTGGACTACACGGCTGAATCGGCGATCAACTTCCTGAACGTCGCCGAAGTCAGCGCCAACCACCCGGAACTGCTGCTCCTGCGCGGCGTGGACAAGCGCTACCAGACCAGTTTCCGCTACGGCCAACTGAACACGCCGTTCGAGTATGAAAAGGTCCGCTACGTGTACACCGAGTCGCGCAAGTTGCAGATCGCCGAATAA